The DNA window CCTCGCGCGCCACCTCCCCGGTGATGCGACCCTCGGAAAGCGTGTAGATGCGGTCGCACAGGCCGAGCAGCTCAGGCAACTCACTGGAGATCACCAGCACGGCCTTGCCCTGGTCGGCGAGGCGGTTGATGATCGTGTAGATCTCGTACTTGGCACCGACGTCGATGCCGCGGGTGGGTTCGTCGAGGATGAGCACGTCCGGCTCGGTGAGGATCCACTTGGAGAGCACGACCTTCTGCTGGTTGCCGCCGCTCAGCTTGCCGACCACGCTGTTCACGGTGGGCGCCTTGATGTTCATGCTCTTGTGGAAGGTCTCGGCGACCTTGTACTCCTCGTTCTCGTTCACCCAGCCGCGCCTGGCCAGGCCCTTGAGCCCGGCGGCGCTGATGTTGCGCTTGATGTCGTCGATGAGGTTGAGGCCGTAACGCTTGCGGTCCTCGGTCGCGTACGCGAGGCCGTGCCTGATCGCGTCCTGGACGTTGCGGATCTCGATCGGCCGGCCGTCCTTGAAGATCCTGCCGGAGATGTTCACCCCGTACGTCCGCCCGAACACGCTCATGGCCAGCTCGGTGCGGCCGGCGCCCATGAGGCCGGCCAGGCCCACGATCTCGCCGCGGCGCACGGTGAGCCCGGCCCCGTCGACGACCTTGCGGCCGGGCTGGCTCGGGCTGTGCACGGTCCAGTCCTCGATGCGCAGCACCTCCTCGCCGATCGACGGCTCGTGCGGCGGGAAGCGGTTGTCCAGCGCGCGGCCGACCATGCCCGAGATGACGCGGTCCTCGGTCACGTCGTCGGTCGCCATGTCGAGCGTCTCGATGGTCCGGCCGTCGCGGATGATCGTGACGGAGTCGGCGATCGCGATGACCTCGTTGAGCTTGTGGGAGATGATCACGCAGGTGATGCCCTCCTCCCGCAGGCCGCGCAGCAGGTCCAGCAGGTGCGCGGAGTCGTCGTCGTTGAGCGCCGCGGTCGGCTCGTCGAGGATGAGGAGCTTGACCTCCTTCGACAGCGCCTTGGCGATCTCCACGAGCTGCTGCTTGCCCACGCCGATGTCGGCGATGGGCGTGGTGGGGTTCTCCCGCAGGCCGACCCGCTTCATGAGGGCGGCGGCCTCGTAGTTGGTGCGGTTCCAGTCGATGATCCCGCGCTTGGCGCGCTCGTTGCCGAGGAAGATGTTCTCCGCGATCGACAGCTGCGGGCTGAGCGCCAGCTCCTGGTGGATGATGACGATGCCGGCGTGCTCGCTGTCGCGGATGCCGCCGAACTCGACCCGCTCGCCCTCGAAGACGATCTCGCCCTCGTACGTGCCGTGCGGGTAGACCCCGGACAGCACCTTCATCAGCGTCGACTTGCCGGCGCCGTTCTCGCCGCAGATGGCGTGGATCTCGCCCCGCCGGACGGACAGGTTGACGTCCTGGAGTGCCTTGACGCCGGGGAAGGTCTTGGTGATCCCGACCATCCGCAAGATGTGCTCGGTCATATGCCCCTCGCTCAGCTCAGGGAGGCCCCCGGGGACCCGCGGTCCCCGGGGGCGCGGCCCTTACTGGAGCTGGTCCTCGGTGTAGTAGTTGCCGCCGACGATGATCTCCTTGTAGTTGGACTTGTCGACGATCACCGGGTCGAGCAGGAACGACGGGACGACCTTGTTGCCGTTGTCGTAGTCCTTGGTGTTGTTGACCTCGGGCTGGCCGCCCTTCAGCACGGCGTCGGCCATCTTCACCGTCTGCTCGGCGAGCTTGCGGGTGTCCTTGAAGATCGTGGAGTACTGCTCGTCGGCGATGATGGACTTGACCGAGGCGAGCTCGGCGTCCTGGCCGGTCACGATCGGGTAGGGCTGGCCGCTGGTGCCGTAGCCGGAGCTCTTGAGCGCCGACAGGATGCCGATGGACAGGCCGTCGTACGGCGAGAGCACGCCGTCGACCTTGGCGTTGCCGTAGGTGCTGGTGAGGATGTCCTCCATGCGCTTCTGGGCCGTGGCCGGGTCCCAGCGCAGGATGGCGGCCTGCTTGAAGTCGGTCTGCTTGCTCTTGACGACGATGGTGCCGTCGTCGATCTTCGGCTGGAGCACCGACATGGCGCCGTTCCAGAAGAACGTGGCGTTGTTGTCGTCGGGGGAGCCGCCGAACAGCTCGACGTTGAACGGGCCCTTCTTGCCCTCCTCGACGCCGAGGCCCTTGAGCAGCGAGGTGGCCTGCTGCACGCCGACCTTGAAGTTGTCGAAGGTGGCGTAGTAGTCCACGTTGGGGCTGTTGCGGATCAGCCGGTCGTAGGCGATGACCGGGATCTTGTTGTCGGCGGCCTGCTGGAGCTGCGAGGTGATCGCGGTGCCGTCGATCGAGGCGATGATCAGGAGCTTGGCGCCCTTGGTGATCTGGTTCTCGATCTGGTTGGCCTGGGTGGGGATGTCGTTCTCCGCGTACTGGAGGTCGACCTTGTAGCCCAGCTTCTCCAGCGCCGACTTGACGTTGTCACCGTCGTGGATCCAGCGCTCCGACGACTTGGTCGGCATCGTCACGCCGATCAGCGCTCCGGCGCTGCCGGCGGCGGAGGACGCGGAGGCCTCGGCGTCGACCGTCTTCTGGCTGGAGCCACAGGCCGTCATGGTCGCGGCGAGGGCGATGGCCGTGACCACGCCCCCGATCCGTCCCAACCTCATGTCATCTCCTTGCGATGGGGGTCGCGGCAGGCGCGTGGACACGGCGGCTGCCGATGTAGAACATCAATTCGCCACAGAACGTGACGAACAAGAACAAACTTCGCGTTCGTTTCCGCCGATTGTTATCGCTAACAAAGACTATGTCAACGTTGGGGCGTCACCCGCCGGAAACATTCAGGTAACGCCCAACCGCGTCTCTGCCCTGTTCAACGCCTGGCCCGCCCGGAGAACGGGCGCTGCAGGAGGATGAACACGAAGAGCAGCAGTCCGATAAAGATCTTGGTCCACCAGGAGTTGAGGGTGCCCTCGAAGCTGATGATCGTCTGGATCAGCCCGAGCACCAGCACCCCCAGCACGGTGCCGAGCAGGAACCCGGTGCCGCCGCTGAGCAGCGTGCCGCCGATCACCACGGCCGCGATCGCGTCGAGCTCCATGCCCACCGCGTGCAGGCCGTAGCCCGAGAGCATGTAGAACGACAGCAGCACGCCGCCGAGCGCCGAGCAGAAGCCGCTGACCGTGTACACCGTGATCTTCGTACGGGCCACCGGCAGCCCCATGAGCAGCGCCGACTGCTCGTTTCCGCCGGTCGCGTAGACCGACCGGCCGAAGCGCGTGTAGTGCAGCACGTACGCCGCCACCGCCACCACGACCAGCGCGATGACCACGCTCGGCGAGACCCACAGGTCGGCGAACAGGTCGATCCTGGTCTGCGCGAACGCCGTGAACGTGGCGTCCCTGATCGGGATGGAGTCCGTCCCGATCGTGTAGCAGAGCCCGCGGGCCAGGAACATGCCCGCCAGCGTCACGATGAACGGCTGGATGTCGAAGGCCTGGACGATCCAGCCCATCACCAGCCCGAGCCCCGACCCGATGAGCAGCACCAGCGGCACCACCACGTAAGGAGGCCACCCCGGCCCCTCCATCAGGCTGGCCGCGATCATCGTCGACAGCGCCACCACGGAGCCCACCGACAGGTCGATGCCGCCCGTCAGGATCACGAACGTCATCCCCACCGCCACCACCAGCAGGAAGGCGTTGTCGATGAAGACGTTGAGCACGACCTGCCCGCTGGCGAAGCCCTCGTAGCGGATCCCGCCCGCCACGAACATCGCCACGAACAGGCATCCGGTCACCAGGACCGGCAGGTACTTGACCGGGACGGAGGCCCGCCCGAACGTCAGCGCGGTCACGCCGTGCCTCCTCGGCCTGCCAAGACTCTCTCCTCAGGGGTCGGTTCCACGGGTGCGGGCCGGCCGCGGCGCCGGAACGCCTTGGCGCGGAAGGACGGGGACTGGATGAGACAGACGGCCGTCACGACCAGCGCCTTGAACAGCAGCGTGGTCTCCGGCGGCACGCCGATCGAGTAGATCGTCGTGGTCAGCGTCTGGATGATCAGCGCGCCCAGCACGGTGCCGGACAGCGAGAACCGGCCGCCCGCCAGCGAGGTCCCGCCGATCACCACGGCGAGGATCGCGTCCAGCTCGATCCACAGGCCGGCGTTGTTGCCGTCGGCGCTGGAGACGTTCGAGCTGATCATCAGCCCGGCCACGCCCGCGCACAGCGCCGCGAACGCGTAGACCATGATGACGATCCCGCGCGCCCGGATCCCGGCCAGCCGGCTGGCCTCGGCGTTCCCGCCCACCGCCTCGATGAGCATGCCCAGCGCCAGCCGCCGGGTCAGGAACGCGGTGATCCCCAGCACCGCGATCACCACGAGGATGCCGAACGGCACGGTCAGCCAGTAGCCCCCGCCGATCACCTTGTACGCCGGGTCGTTGATCGTGATGATCTGCCCGTCGGTGATGAGCTGCGCGAGGCCCCGCCCGGCCACCATGAGGATCAGCGTGGCGATGATCGGCTGGATGCCGACGGCGGCCACCAGGAACCCGTTCCAGGCCCCGAGCACCAGGCACAGCCCGAGCGCCGCCGCCACCGCCGTGGCCACGCCGGCGTCCTCGCTGATCTGGAGGCAGGCGAGCGCCCCGGAGATCGCCACCACCGAGCCCACCGACAGGTCGATGCCCCCGGTGGCGATGACCAGGGTCATGCCGATGGAGACCAGGATCAGCGGCGCGCCGAAGCGCAGGATGTCGATCAGGCTGCCGTACAGGTGGCCGTCCCTGACCTGGACGGAGAAGAAGCTCGGCGTGAAGAAGATGTTGAGCGCCAGCAGCAGCACGAGGACCACGGCCGGCCACAGCAGGCGTCTCATGACACTCGCCCTCCGCTGGCGATCGTCTCCAGCAGGACGTCGGTGGTCAAGGTCTCGTCGTTGGGCAGCTCGGCCACCAGGCGGCGGTCGCGCAGCACCTCGACCTTGTGGCTGAGCCGCAGCACCTCCTCCAGCTCGGCGGAGATGAACAGCACCGCCATGCCGCCGTCCGACAGCTCGGCCACCAGCCGCTGGATCTCGGTCTTGGCCCCGACGTCGATGCCGCGCGTGGGCTCGTCGAGGATGAGCAGCCGGGGTTCGAGGATGAGCCAGCGGGCCAGCACCACCTTCTGCTGGTTGCCGCCGCTCAGGTTGCGCACCGGGATCTCGGGGTTGGGCGGGCTGATGCGCAGCGCCTTGACGTACTTGCCGACCAGGTCGTCCTGCGTCTCGCGGGGCACCGGGCGGGTCCAGCCGCGGGTGGCCTGGAGCGCCAGCACGATGTTCTCGCGGACGGTGAGGTCGGGGATGAGCCCGTCCTCCTTGCGGTTCTCCGAGCAGAACGCGATGCGGTGGGTCATGGCCGCGCGCGGGGTGCGCAGCGACGCGGGCGCGCCGCCGATCGCGATGTCGCCCGAGCCCGGGTGGTCGGCCCCGAACAGCAGCCTGGCGACCTCGGTGCGGCCCGAGCCGAGCAGCCCGGCGAGGCCGACGACCTCGCCCTCGTGGATGGTCAGGCTGAACGGCTCGATCGCCCCGGCCCGGCCGAGCCCGCGCGCCTCGACCAGGGGGCGGTCGAAGGTCTTGTGCTCGCCGTGCAGGCGTTCCAGCGCGGCCAGCTCCTGGCCGATCATCTTGGCCACGAGCTGGACCTGGCTGAGCTCGCTGGTCGGGTACTCGCCGACCAGCCGGCCGTTGCGCAGGATCGTCATGCGGTCGGAGATCTCGTAGATCTGGTCGAGGAAGTGGGAGACGAAGAGGATCGCGATCCCCTCCTCCTTGAGCCGCCGCATCACGCGGAAGAGCTGCTGGACCTCGTCGGCGTCGAGGCTGGAGGTCGGCTCGTCGAGGATGAGCACGCGGGCGTCGATGTCCACGGCCCGCGCGATCGCCACCATCTGCTGGACGGCCAGCGAGTAGACCGACAGCGGCGCCGACACGTCGAGCCGCACGTCGAGCCGGGCGAGCAGCTCGCCGGCGCGGGCGCGCATGCGCTTCCAGTCGATGCGCCCCCGGCGGCGCGGCTCGCGGCCGAGCAGGATGTTCTCCGCCACCGAGAGGTTGGGGCAGAGGTTGACCTCCTGGTAGACC is part of the Nonomuraea coxensis DSM 45129 genome and encodes:
- a CDS encoding ABC transporter permease — encoded protein: MRRLLWPAVVLVLLLALNIFFTPSFFSVQVRDGHLYGSLIDILRFGAPLILVSIGMTLVIATGGIDLSVGSVVAISGALACLQISEDAGVATAVAAALGLCLVLGAWNGFLVAAVGIQPIIATLILMVAGRGLAQLITDGQIITINDPAYKVIGGGYWLTVPFGILVVIAVLGITAFLTRRLALGMLIEAVGGNAEASRLAGIRARGIVIMVYAFAALCAGVAGLMISSNVSSADGNNAGLWIELDAILAVVIGGTSLAGGRFSLSGTVLGALIIQTLTTTIYSIGVPPETTLLFKALVVTAVCLIQSPSFRAKAFRRRGRPAPVEPTPEERVLAGRGGTA
- the yjfF gene encoding galactofuranose ABC transporter, permease protein YjfF; the protein is MTALTFGRASVPVKYLPVLVTGCLFVAMFVAGGIRYEGFASGQVVLNVFIDNAFLLVVAVGMTFVILTGGIDLSVGSVVALSTMIAASLMEGPGWPPYVVVPLVLLIGSGLGLVMGWIVQAFDIQPFIVTLAGMFLARGLCYTIGTDSIPIRDATFTAFAQTRIDLFADLWVSPSVVIALVVVAVAAYVLHYTRFGRSVYATGGNEQSALLMGLPVARTKITVYTVSGFCSALGGVLLSFYMLSGYGLHAVGMELDAIAAVVIGGTLLSGGTGFLLGTVLGVLVLGLIQTIISFEGTLNSWWTKIFIGLLLFVFILLQRPFSGRARR
- a CDS encoding sugar ABC transporter ATP-binding protein; protein product: MAVPAPVLTMSGIGKQFPGVKALDDVDLRLLPGEVHALMGENGAGKSTLIKVLTGVHPADAGTIELAGRTVAFGSPLEAQQAGISTVYQEVNLCPNLSVAENILLGREPRRRGRIDWKRMRARAGELLARLDVRLDVSAPLSVYSLAVQQMVAIARAVDIDARVLILDEPTSSLDADEVQQLFRVMRRLKEEGIAILFVSHFLDQIYEISDRMTILRNGRLVGEYPTSELSQVQLVAKMIGQELAALERLHGEHKTFDRPLVEARGLGRAGAIEPFSLTIHEGEVVGLAGLLGSGRTEVARLLFGADHPGSGDIAIGGAPASLRTPRAAMTHRIAFCSENRKEDGLIPDLTVRENIVLALQATRGWTRPVPRETQDDLVGKYVKALRISPPNPEIPVRNLSGGNQQKVVLARWLILEPRLLILDEPTRGIDVGAKTEIQRLVAELSDGGMAVLFISAELEEVLRLSHKVEVLRDRRLVAELPNDETLTTDVLLETIASGGRVS
- the chvE gene encoding multiple monosaccharide ABC transporter substrate-binding protein → MRLGRIGGVVTAIALAATMTACGSSQKTVDAEASASSAAGSAGALIGVTMPTKSSERWIHDGDNVKSALEKLGYKVDLQYAENDIPTQANQIENQITKGAKLLIIASIDGTAITSQLQQAADNKIPVIAYDRLIRNSPNVDYYATFDNFKVGVQQATSLLKGLGVEEGKKGPFNVELFGGSPDDNNATFFWNGAMSVLQPKIDDGTIVVKSKQTDFKQAAILRWDPATAQKRMEDILTSTYGNAKVDGVLSPYDGLSIGILSALKSSGYGTSGQPYPIVTGQDAELASVKSIIADEQYSTIFKDTRKLAEQTVKMADAVLKGGQPEVNNTKDYDNGNKVVPSFLLDPVIVDKSNYKEIIVGGNYYTEDQLQ
- the mmsA gene encoding multiple monosaccharide ABC transporter ATP-binding protein, producing the protein MTEHILRMVGITKTFPGVKALQDVNLSVRRGEIHAICGENGAGKSTLMKVLSGVYPHGTYEGEIVFEGERVEFGGIRDSEHAGIVIIHQELALSPQLSIAENIFLGNERAKRGIIDWNRTNYEAAALMKRVGLRENPTTPIADIGVGKQQLVEIAKALSKEVKLLILDEPTAALNDDDSAHLLDLLRGLREEGITCVIISHKLNEVIAIADSVTIIRDGRTIETLDMATDDVTEDRVISGMVGRALDNRFPPHEPSIGEEVLRIEDWTVHSPSQPGRKVVDGAGLTVRRGEIVGLAGLMGAGRTELAMSVFGRTYGVNISGRIFKDGRPIEIRNVQDAIRHGLAYATEDRKRYGLNLIDDIKRNISAAGLKGLARRGWVNENEEYKVAETFHKSMNIKAPTVNSVVGKLSGGNQQKVVLSKWILTEPDVLILDEPTRGIDVGAKYEIYTIINRLADQGKAVLVISSELPELLGLCDRIYTLSEGRITGEVAREDATQERLMYLMTKGQEKLS